The Bifidobacterium animalis subsp. animalis ATCC 25527 genome has a segment encoding these proteins:
- the tsf gene encoding translation elongation factor Ts, whose product MAAITAALIKQVREETGAGMMDVKKALTEADGDVARAKEIIRAKGIQAAGKREGRKAQEGTIASTVIDSAAGQTGYAVELNSETDFVAKTPKFIDFADTVLADAVKAGADDIDAVLAAPSQDGTVKEAVEEASALFGEHVKVGQFAKIEGPKVEIYAHKKSVEMPPSIVAMIATDEAGAAVAHEAALQISAMGAQWLTRDDVPEDVVETERRVATEKSLAEGKPEKIVPKIVEGRLNAFFKENVLLEQAYVKDPSKTIGDLFKEVGGQALAFARLEVGKAPEADA is encoded by the coding sequence ATGGCAGCAATCACTGCAGCTTTGATCAAGCAGGTCCGTGAGGAGACCGGCGCCGGCATGATGGACGTCAAGAAGGCGCTCACCGAGGCCGACGGCGACGTCGCACGCGCCAAGGAAATCATTCGCGCCAAGGGCATTCAGGCCGCTGGCAAGCGTGAAGGCCGCAAGGCCCAGGAAGGCACCATCGCCTCCACTGTTATCGATTCCGCGGCGGGCCAGACCGGCTATGCCGTCGAGCTCAACTCGGAGACCGACTTCGTGGCCAAGACCCCGAAGTTCATCGACTTCGCAGACACCGTGCTCGCGGACGCCGTCAAGGCCGGGGCCGATGACATCGACGCCGTTCTCGCCGCCCCGTCGCAGGATGGCACTGTGAAGGAAGCCGTCGAAGAGGCTTCCGCGCTCTTCGGCGAACATGTCAAGGTCGGTCAGTTCGCCAAGATCGAAGGCCCGAAGGTCGAGATCTACGCGCACAAGAAGTCCGTTGAGATGCCCCCGAGCATCGTCGCGATGATTGCCACGGATGAGGCCGGTGCCGCCGTGGCCCATGAGGCCGCCCTGCAGATCTCTGCCATGGGCGCCCAGTGGCTCACCCGCGACGATGTTCCCGAGGATGTCGTCGAGACCGAGCGACGTGTCGCCACCGAGAAGTCCCTTGCCGAAGGCAAGCCGGAGAAGATCGTCCCGAAGATCGTCGAAGGTCGTCTCAATGCCTTCTTCAAGGAGAATGTGCTGCTTGAGCAGGCCTATGTGAAGGATCCGTCCAAGACGATCGGCGATCTGTTCAAAGAAGTCGGTGGCCAGGCCCTCGCTTTCGCTCGTCTCGAGGTTGGCAAGGCTCCTGAGGCCGATGCCTGA
- the pyrH gene encoding UMP kinase, translated as MALENDSAQPRRVLLKLSGEAFGNGKVGVDTATIRRIAGEIVPAVEQGVQVAIVTGGGNFFRGAELQEAGIDRSRGDYMGMLGTVMNCLALQDFLEQAGQATRVQTAITMGQVAEPYIPLKAIRHLEKGRVVIFGAGAGMPYFSTDTVSIQRSLEIHCDEVLMGKNGVDGVYTADPRKDPSAQRFETLSYKRALIDNLAVMDASAMAMARDNNQTIRVFGLEGEGNVTRALMGDSIGTLVSNGDSSLA; from the coding sequence ATGGCATTGGAAAACGACTCGGCACAGCCGCGCCGAGTATTGCTCAAACTCTCCGGTGAGGCATTCGGCAATGGCAAAGTCGGCGTGGACACTGCGACCATCCGTCGCATCGCCGGTGAAATCGTTCCTGCAGTGGAGCAGGGAGTGCAGGTGGCCATCGTCACCGGCGGCGGCAATTTCTTCCGCGGAGCCGAACTTCAGGAGGCGGGTATAGACCGTTCCCGCGGCGATTACATGGGCATGCTTGGCACGGTGATGAACTGTCTGGCGCTGCAGGATTTCCTCGAGCAGGCCGGACAGGCGACACGCGTGCAGACCGCCATCACCATGGGTCAGGTCGCCGAACCGTACATTCCGCTCAAGGCCATTCGCCATTTGGAGAAAGGCCGTGTGGTCATCTTCGGTGCCGGCGCCGGCATGCCGTATTTCTCCACGGACACCGTGTCGATTCAACGTTCGCTGGAGATCCATTGCGATGAGGTCCTCATGGGCAAGAACGGCGTGGACGGTGTGTACACCGCCGATCCTCGCAAGGATCCGAGTGCCCAGCGTTTCGAAACATTGAGCTATAAGCGCGCGCTCATTGACAATCTGGCTGTCATGGATGCCTCGGCAATGGCCATGGCCCGTGACAACAACCAGACCATTCGCGTCTTCGGCTTGGAGGGTGAAGGTAATGTGACCCGCGCGCTGATGGGCGATTCCATCGGTACACTGGTGTCCAATGGAGATTCCTCGCTGGCGTAG
- the frr gene encoding ribosome recycling factor — translation MANVVDQSKEQMKKSVESTKENFAGIRTGRANPALLNGIVVEYYGAPTPLKHVATIGVPEPRTLSVTPFDPSQANAVEKALRDSDLGASPRRNGATILLTMPELTEDRRKEYVKLAKSKAEDGKVAVRNIRRKAKEAIDKAVKDGEMGEDEGDRLLKELDKVTKSTTDELDALLEAKQKEIMEV, via the coding sequence ATGGCAAACGTTGTAGATCAGTCCAAGGAACAAATGAAGAAGTCGGTGGAGTCCACCAAGGAGAACTTTGCAGGCATCCGCACAGGCCGAGCCAATCCCGCCTTGCTTAACGGCATCGTGGTAGAATACTATGGCGCTCCCACCCCGCTCAAGCATGTGGCCACCATTGGTGTCCCAGAGCCTCGCACACTTTCCGTCACACCATTTGACCCATCGCAGGCCAATGCAGTGGAGAAGGCCCTGCGCGACTCAGATCTGGGGGCAAGCCCACGTCGCAACGGAGCCACCATTCTGCTGACGATGCCGGAGCTGACGGAAGACCGCCGCAAGGAATACGTCAAACTCGCCAAGTCGAAGGCCGAGGATGGCAAGGTCGCCGTGCGCAACATTCGCCGCAAGGCCAAGGAAGCCATCGACAAGGCCGTCAAAGATGGCGAGATGGGCGAGGACGAAGGCGATCGCCTGCTCAAGGAACTTGACAAGGTGACGAAGTCCACCACCGATGAGCTCGATGCATTGCTGGAGGCAAAACAGAAGGAGATCATGGAGGTCTGA
- a CDS encoding phosphatidate cytidylyltransferase, whose product MDSQTQRDREAKADEAINAINRKAGRNMPQAVGTAIALIAIILLCLWASPVLFVVLVVLFMIAGLWELRVDFATINLHIPLVTLWICSTVTLLAVYFYPRHVVAMAVCVAVSLIAVAFSATLHVWHGRRVEKELDNKALTTPDAPDRRTEQHSHLTQVAVAMFTVLYIPLLASCIVMPLTFNEHYFAHAMLIVFMPALSDTGGLFAGILFGRHKLSPRISPKKSVEGLCGSMLFAVAGAYAVFACTYEPALWTTRWWAPLLTGVIIGIVGTYGDLCASMLKRDMGIKDMGHMLKGHGGVLDRVDSILMCAPFICVLLWATGL is encoded by the coding sequence ATGGATTCACAAACGCAGCGCGACAGGGAAGCCAAGGCCGACGAGGCAATCAACGCGATCAATAGGAAAGCCGGCCGCAATATGCCACAGGCAGTGGGTACGGCAATCGCACTCATCGCCATCATTCTGCTATGCCTATGGGCCAGCCCCGTACTGTTCGTGGTGCTGGTGGTGCTGTTCATGATCGCGGGGCTATGGGAATTGCGCGTGGACTTCGCGACGATCAACCTGCACATTCCGCTTGTCACACTATGGATCTGTTCCACGGTCACATTGCTGGCGGTGTACTTCTACCCACGCCACGTCGTGGCCATGGCGGTCTGTGTTGCCGTGTCGCTCATAGCCGTCGCATTCAGCGCCACTCTGCATGTCTGGCATGGACGTCGTGTGGAGAAGGAACTTGATAATAAGGCCCTGACCACGCCAGATGCGCCCGATCGTCGCACCGAGCAACACAGCCATCTGACTCAGGTGGCTGTCGCGATGTTCACCGTGTTGTACATTCCACTGCTGGCCTCCTGCATCGTGATGCCTCTCACGTTCAACGAGCATTATTTCGCCCACGCGATGTTGATTGTGTTCATGCCGGCGTTGAGCGACACTGGTGGCCTGTTTGCAGGCATACTGTTCGGTAGGCACAAGCTGAGTCCGCGCATCTCTCCGAAGAAATCCGTGGAGGGGCTGTGCGGATCCATGCTCTTCGCGGTGGCCGGAGCCTATGCCGTATTCGCCTGCACCTATGAGCCGGCGTTGTGGACCACGCGTTGGTGGGCGCCGTTGTTGACCGGCGTGATCATCGGCATTGTGGGCACCTATGGTGATCTGTGCGCGTCGATGCTCAAGCGTGATATGGGCATAAAAGACATGGGGCATATGTTGAAAGGCCATGGAGGGGTGCTCGATCGTGTGGATTCGATCCTCATGTGCGCGCCTTTCATATGCGTATTGCTGTGGGCAACTGGACTGTAG
- the rlmN gene encoding 23S rRNA (adenine(2503)-C(2))-methyltransferase RlmN produces the protein MSDFRVTDDNQVSETVETGITEGGRNGAFRDVLSKDHARRGKPPVHFADLTDDERIAKAKELGLPKFRVRQLANHYYGHFDADAGNFTDFPAGKRDEVAREFFPTLIREVTRQVADDGQTIKTLWELFDGSKIESVLMRYPNRTTLCISSQVGCGMGCPFCATGQLGLTRNMSTGEILEQVRIAAAMMERGEVAGGPGRLSNVVFMGMGEPMGNYRAIVSAVRQISAMPPEGFGISARNITVSTVGVVPGIRRLAQEGMPVRLAVSLHAPNNALRDELVPMNRRFNVDEVLDAAHDYYLASKRRVSIEYALMRGINDQEVHARQLANRLNHYGDNWAHVNPIPLNPIEGSKWTASKPEDERRFLEILHNAGITATLRDTRGQDIDGACGQLAAKTNNA, from the coding sequence ATGAGCGATTTCAGAGTGACTGACGATAATCAGGTTTCCGAGACCGTCGAGACCGGCATCACTGAAGGTGGCCGCAATGGCGCATTCCGTGACGTACTCAGCAAGGACCACGCGCGCCGCGGCAAACCGCCGGTTCATTTCGCCGATCTGACGGACGATGAGCGCATCGCCAAGGCGAAGGAGCTCGGATTGCCGAAATTCCGGGTTCGGCAGCTCGCCAATCACTACTATGGGCACTTTGACGCAGATGCTGGGAATTTCACCGATTTCCCGGCAGGCAAACGCGATGAGGTGGCGCGTGAATTCTTCCCGACGTTGATTCGCGAAGTGACCCGGCAGGTCGCTGATGACGGGCAGACGATCAAGACTCTGTGGGAGCTGTTCGATGGTTCGAAGATCGAGTCGGTGCTCATGCGTTACCCGAACCGCACCACGTTGTGCATCTCGTCGCAGGTGGGTTGCGGCATGGGATGCCCTTTCTGCGCCACCGGCCAATTGGGGTTGACACGAAACATGTCCACCGGCGAGATTCTCGAACAGGTGCGCATCGCCGCCGCAATGATGGAACGGGGTGAGGTGGCCGGAGGTCCCGGCCGATTGAGCAATGTCGTGTTCATGGGCATGGGGGAGCCGATGGGCAACTATCGGGCGATTGTTTCCGCAGTCCGACAGATCAGTGCGATGCCTCCGGAAGGCTTCGGGATCTCTGCGCGCAACATCACCGTATCGACCGTGGGCGTGGTTCCTGGTATTCGCAGACTCGCGCAGGAAGGCATGCCGGTGCGGTTGGCGGTCTCGTTGCACGCCCCCAACAACGCGCTCCGTGATGAGTTGGTACCGATGAACCGTCGCTTCAATGTGGATGAAGTGCTCGATGCCGCACATGACTATTATCTGGCGAGCAAACGCCGCGTGAGCATCGAATACGCGTTGATGCGGGGCATCAACGATCAGGAGGTGCATGCACGTCAACTGGCGAACCGGCTCAACCATTACGGTGACAACTGGGCCCACGTCAACCCGATTCCCCTCAATCCCATTGAAGGATCGAAGTGGACGGCATCGAAGCCCGAGGACGAGCGCCGGTTCCTCGAGATTCTGCACAATGCCGGCATCACCGCCACATTGCGTGACACCCGCGGGCAGGACATCGATGGCGCGTGCGGCCAGCTTGCGGCCAAAACCAACAACGCATAA
- a CDS encoding TetR-like C-terminal domain-containing protein: MPRPPRFTQEKVAVAAFDIVRDDGEESLTARSLAEKLGCSVKPIFGLFDTMDEVRQAVWERANAWYLERLDAAMSAGDRPPYLASGLAYIEFARTEPNLFTLLFMHRRTPEQMEQSGIQLRPVIELIARRLGVGYDEAYAFHMRMWVYVHGIASMIVTGYLDWDETFTERSLSDMFHALSEYTETKQGSEMDAI; encoded by the coding sequence TTGCCACGTCCACCACGATTCACGCAGGAGAAGGTCGCCGTAGCCGCGTTCGACATTGTCCGCGACGACGGCGAGGAATCCCTCACTGCCCGTTCCCTCGCCGAGAAGCTTGGATGTTCGGTCAAGCCGATCTTCGGCCTGTTCGACACCATGGACGAGGTACGGCAGGCCGTTTGGGAACGGGCGAATGCATGGTACCTCGAGAGGCTTGATGCGGCGATGAGTGCAGGTGATCGACCGCCATATCTGGCCAGCGGTCTCGCATACATCGAGTTCGCGCGCACGGAGCCAAATCTGTTCACGTTGCTGTTCATGCATCGGCGCACGCCTGAGCAGATGGAACAATCCGGCATCCAACTGCGTCCGGTGATCGAACTCATCGCCAGGCGATTGGGTGTGGGGTATGACGAAGCCTATGCCTTCCATATGCGAATGTGGGTGTATGTGCATGGCATCGCCTCAATGATCGTCACCGGTTATCTCGACTGGGACGAGACATTCACGGAACGTTCCCTTTCCGACATGTTCCATGCGCTGAGCGAGTACACGGAAACGAAACAGGGGAGTGAGATGGACGCCATATGA
- a CDS encoding ATP-binding cassette domain-containing protein, which yields MTVAQGEIFALLGVNGAGKTTTISMLCGLTKPTSGNAYLLGESILADAKRIKPQINLSPQETAVAPNLSVAENLRLIAGIYGQTVRQAKASAQQALDEFGLTAVATQKAHTLSGGMQRRLSIAMGLITNPKILFLDEPTVGLDVFARRELWNVIKGLKGQVTILLTTHYLEEVEALADRIAIMVTGRIIAVGTLAELKKQSGEDSLEDAFVKLAGGNNELA from the coding sequence ATCACCGTGGCGCAGGGCGAGATCTTCGCATTGCTCGGCGTGAACGGCGCAGGCAAGACGACGACGATCTCGATGCTGTGCGGATTGACCAAACCGACAAGCGGCAATGCATACTTGCTGGGAGAATCGATACTGGCCGATGCGAAGCGCATCAAGCCGCAGATCAATCTCTCGCCCCAGGAAACGGCCGTGGCACCGAATCTGAGCGTCGCCGAGAATCTCAGACTCATCGCCGGAATCTATGGGCAGACAGTGCGGCAGGCCAAGGCGAGCGCACAGCAGGCGCTTGATGAATTCGGACTCACCGCTGTGGCCACCCAGAAGGCGCACACGCTCTCCGGCGGCATGCAACGCCGGCTCAGCATCGCAATGGGTCTCATCACCAATCCGAAGATCCTGTTCCTCGACGAGCCGACGGTAGGGCTGGATGTATTCGCCCGTCGTGAGCTGTGGAACGTGATCAAAGGGCTTAAGGGGCAGGTGACGATACTGCTCACCACGCATTATCTGGAAGAGGTGGAGGCGCTGGCCGACCGTATCGCCATCATGGTCACCGGCAGGATCATCGCCGTCGGCACCTTGGCCGAGCTCAAGAAGCAATCCGGTGAAGACAGTCTGGAAGACGCATTCGTGAAACTGGCGGGAGGGAACAATGAGCTGGCATAG
- a CDS encoding ABC transporter permease, which translates to MVLPTALMYTAISLLCGTLMSNKAVGGVCGAMLTTIAFILSGVTVPIQIMGSTFQDIAKALPFYNAAQSAVAAVGGGYGRIWPHSWIVIAYAVGFWLAAVIVFGLPKRNVNR; encoded by the coding sequence GTGGTTTTGCCGACGGCGCTCATGTACACGGCGATAAGCCTGCTGTGCGGCACGCTGATGAGCAACAAGGCCGTGGGTGGTGTGTGCGGCGCGATGCTCACGACAATCGCGTTCATTCTCTCCGGGGTCACGGTGCCGATCCAGATCATGGGGTCGACATTCCAGGATATCGCGAAGGCATTACCGTTCTACAATGCCGCGCAGTCCGCTGTAGCGGCCGTTGGGGGCGGCTACGGGAGAATCTGGCCTCATTCATGGATCGTGATTGCGTATGCCGTGGGGTTCTGGCTTGCCGCAGTCATCGTGTTCGGTCTGCCCAAACGCAATGTGAACCGGTAG
- the hisF gene encoding imidazole glycerol phosphate synthase subunit HisF, translating to MSLAVRVIPCLDVDDGRVVKGVHFENLRDAGDPVELAAEYYRQGADELTFLDVTASSSHRQTMVDVVTRTAEQIFIPLTVGGGVRTPEDVDSLLRCGADKVSVNTAAINDPTLISRVAERFGNQVLVLSVDARRERGEQHTQSGFEVTTMGGRKSTGIDALWWARRAEELGAGEVLLNSMDADGTQQGFDLEMIRAMREVVSIPIIASGGAGKAQDFPPAIAAGADAVLAASIFHYGKVTIGEVKDELRRAGYAVR from the coding sequence ATGTCGTTGGCGGTACGTGTGATTCCCTGCCTGGATGTCGATGACGGACGTGTGGTCAAGGGCGTTCATTTCGAAAACCTCAGGGATGCCGGGGATCCAGTGGAGCTCGCGGCGGAATATTACCGTCAGGGGGCCGATGAGCTCACGTTCCTCGATGTGACCGCCTCGAGCTCGCATCGTCAGACTATGGTCGACGTCGTCACGCGCACCGCGGAACAGATTTTCATTCCGCTCACGGTCGGAGGAGGCGTGCGCACGCCCGAAGATGTCGATTCGTTGCTGCGTTGCGGTGCAGACAAGGTGAGCGTGAACACCGCGGCCATTAACGATCCGACGCTGATCAGCCGCGTTGCCGAGCGTTTCGGCAATCAGGTGCTGGTGCTGTCGGTGGATGCCCGGCGTGAGCGTGGGGAGCAGCATACGCAATCCGGATTCGAGGTCACGACGATGGGTGGCCGTAAATCCACCGGCATCGACGCCCTGTGGTGGGCGAGACGTGCCGAGGAGCTTGGTGCCGGCGAGGTGCTGCTCAATTCGATGGATGCGGATGGCACGCAGCAGGGCTTCGATCTGGAGATGATCCGTGCAATGCGCGAGGTGGTGTCGATTCCGATCATCGCCTCCGGAGGCGCAGGAAAAGCACAGGATTTCCCGCCTGCCATCGCCGCCGGCGCGGACGCCGTACTTGCCGCATCAATCTTCCACTACGGCAAGGTGACAATCGGCGAGGTCAAGGACGAGTTGCGCCGTGCCGGCTACGCCGTGCGCTAG
- the hisI gene encoding phosphoribosyl-AMP cyclohydrolase, which produces MSCESEIVYDNTKTLDQRIKDRLKYDDKGLVCAVVQQYDTHEVLMVGYMDDEALRRTLTTGRVTFWSRSRQEYWRKGDTSGHVQYVKGLSLDCDGDAILVEVDQVGAACHTGKRSCFDEGGPLPVVMGEREPQEEAE; this is translated from the coding sequence ATGAGTTGTGAATCTGAAATCGTATACGACAACACCAAGACGCTGGATCAGCGTATCAAGGACCGTCTCAAATATGACGACAAGGGGCTGGTCTGCGCCGTCGTCCAACAATACGACACCCATGAGGTGCTCATGGTGGGGTACATGGACGATGAGGCATTGCGCCGAACCCTTACCACTGGTCGAGTCACGTTCTGGTCGCGATCGCGGCAGGAATACTGGCGCAAAGGAGATACGTCCGGTCATGTGCAGTATGTGAAGGGTCTCAGCCTGGATTGCGACGGCGACGCCATTCTCGTGGAAGTGGATCAGGTGGGCGCTGCATGCCACACCGGCAAGCGCAGCTGCTTCGACGAGGGTGGGCCGTTGCCGGTGGTCATGGGCGAGCGCGAACCTCAGGAGGAGGCAGAGTGA
- a CDS encoding chorismate-binding protein yields MQDSSSVKNLGWGETWPSRERFHELAGEGYRIIPIVRRILADSLTPVGLYERLAGHRSGTFILESAETNGTWSQYSFIGVNSMAQLRSNQGEADWLGKVPAGVPLTGDVIDVARATLDVLRSPKVEGLPNLTSGLVGNVGWDAIRHWEPTLPANAPDETEQPELTLALATDIAVVDHKTGSVWLIANAVNVDDKPTRADAAYNEAVARVGQMEIQAATPAQDEFRVNVVDTSIPQPQLRFRTAKEDFITMVERSRRHIIDGDVFQVVGSQRLDIDSPADPFDVYRVLRTLNPSPYMYFMTLTDAKGRDFNVIGSSPETLIKVDNGLAMSFPIAGSRPRGKTPEEDERLHDELLADPKERSEHIMLVDLARNDLSRVCEPESVEVVSLMDVLRYSHIMHICSTVTGRVLPGLSVMDVFTSAFPAGTLSGAPKPKAIELIDQMEPADRGIYGGTVGYFDFSGNMDMAIAIRTAFIRDHKASVQAGAGLVLDSVPENEWMETRNKAGASVEAIKIAAQLKQV; encoded by the coding sequence ATGCAGGACTCCAGCAGTGTGAAGAATCTGGGTTGGGGGGAAACCTGGCCGTCGCGCGAGCGGTTCCATGAACTTGCCGGTGAAGGGTACCGCATCATCCCCATCGTGCGAAGGATCCTTGCCGATTCGTTGACCCCCGTGGGGTTATATGAACGTCTTGCAGGGCACCGGTCGGGGACCTTCATTCTCGAATCCGCCGAGACTAATGGCACCTGGAGTCAGTACAGCTTCATCGGCGTCAATTCCATGGCGCAGCTGCGTTCGAATCAAGGCGAGGCCGACTGGCTGGGAAAGGTACCTGCCGGTGTTCCTCTCACCGGAGATGTCATCGATGTGGCGCGTGCGACACTCGATGTGCTCAGATCGCCGAAAGTGGAGGGCCTGCCGAATCTGACCAGTGGGCTGGTGGGCAATGTCGGCTGGGATGCCATTCGACATTGGGAACCGACGTTGCCTGCGAATGCGCCCGATGAGACCGAGCAGCCCGAGCTCACGTTGGCTTTGGCCACCGACATTGCCGTGGTGGACCACAAGACGGGATCCGTGTGGCTCATCGCCAATGCCGTGAACGTGGACGACAAGCCGACCCGTGCCGATGCCGCTTACAACGAGGCGGTCGCGCGCGTCGGGCAGATGGAGATCCAGGCCGCGACTCCGGCACAGGACGAATTCCGCGTCAACGTCGTAGACACATCCATTCCCCAACCGCAGCTGCGCTTCCGGACGGCGAAGGAAGATTTCATCACGATGGTCGAACGATCCCGCCGGCACATCATTGACGGAGACGTGTTCCAGGTGGTGGGCTCGCAGCGTCTCGACATCGATTCGCCGGCCGATCCCTTTGACGTCTACCGTGTACTGCGCACGCTCAACCCGAGTCCATACATGTACTTCATGACGCTCACCGACGCGAAGGGCCGTGATTTCAACGTGATCGGATCTTCTCCGGAGACACTCATCAAAGTCGACAACGGATTGGCGATGAGTTTCCCGATTGCGGGGTCACGCCCGCGAGGCAAGACCCCGGAGGAGGATGAACGTCTCCATGACGAGTTGCTTGCGGATCCGAAGGAGCGCAGTGAGCACATCATGCTCGTCGATCTGGCCCGCAACGACCTGAGTCGTGTCTGTGAGCCGGAATCGGTGGAGGTGGTTTCCCTGATGGATGTGTTGCGCTACAGCCACATCATGCACATCTGTTCCACCGTCACCGGACGTGTGCTGCCGGGACTTTCCGTGATGGACGTGTTCACGTCGGCATTCCCGGCAGGTACGTTGTCGGGCGCGCCGAAGCCCAAGGCCATCGAACTCATCGATCAGATGGAACCAGCGGATCGCGGCATATACGGGGGCACCGTCGGTTATTTCGATTTCTCCGGCAATATGGACATGGCCATTGCAATCCGAACCGCATTCATTCGCGATCACAAGGCGAGTGTGCAGGCGGGAGCCGGTCTGGTGCTCGACTCCGTTCCGGAGAACGAATGGATGGAGACGCGCAACAAAGCGGGCGCGAGCGTCGAGGCGATCAAAATCGCCGCACAACTCAAACAGGTGTGA
- a CDS encoding uracil-DNA glycosylase family protein — protein METIESITKQIMDDPCDAEFTKRGEKPVFSAPSTALITIVGQSPSLDAQTRGLCWDDRSGDTLRKWLDVDKETFYDSGKFALVPMDFYYLGDVPGDKGMEEPREWVAPTYHPAIMKLLPDVKLTILAGSYAVKYYLNQWSKARLEDTVKNFQEYLPKYFPIVHPSGRTDIWRTEHPWFDGTVVPALREHVHAILGK, from the coding sequence ATGGAAACGATTGAATCGATAACCAAGCAGATCATGGACGACCCGTGTGACGCGGAGTTCACGAAGCGCGGCGAGAAGCCGGTTTTCTCGGCGCCGTCCACCGCGCTCATCACGATAGTCGGGCAATCACCGAGCCTGGACGCGCAGACGCGCGGCCTGTGCTGGGACGACCGCAGCGGTGATACCCTGCGCAAATGGCTCGATGTGGACAAAGAGACGTTCTACGATTCCGGAAAGTTCGCACTCGTGCCGATGGACTTCTACTATCTTGGCGACGTGCCTGGAGACAAGGGCATGGAGGAGCCGCGCGAGTGGGTCGCCCCAACCTACCATCCCGCGATCATGAAGCTGCTGCCGGATGTCAAGTTGACGATTCTGGCCGGATCGTATGCCGTGAAGTACTACCTCAATCAATGGTCGAAGGCGCGTCTCGAGGACACGGTGAAGAACTTCCAGGAATACCTGCCCAAGTACTTCCCGATTGTGCATCCGTCGGGCCGTACCGACATCTGGCGCACCGAGCATCCGTGGTTCGATGGGACGGTGGTGCCGGCACTGCGCGAGCATGTGCATGCCATCCTCGGCAAGTGA
- a CDS encoding ThuA domain-containing protein: MHAIYPDGIHTCLARALGVDADLSVRTATFGESEHGLTQSVLDDTDVLVFWSHALQTEFSDEVVARVQQTVLSGMGLVALHSAHFSKVMKLLMGTSMTLKWKHGEHERLWCINPTHPIAQGVPECVELPEEEMYGEYFDMPKPDDVVFAGWFSGSQVFRSGCTFTRGLGRIFYFQPRHEEYPVYHNPQIQRIIVNAVHWCAPMLRRRTLECEAL, translated from the coding sequence GTGCACGCAATCTACCCCGACGGTATTCATACATGCCTGGCCCGTGCGCTTGGTGTGGATGCAGACCTGTCGGTTCGCACCGCCACTTTCGGGGAATCCGAGCATGGGCTCACCCAGTCCGTGCTTGACGACACCGATGTGCTGGTGTTCTGGAGTCATGCCCTGCAGACTGAATTCAGTGACGAGGTTGTCGCTCGTGTGCAACAGACCGTGCTCTCCGGCATGGGACTGGTAGCGCTGCATTCCGCCCACTTCAGCAAGGTGATGAAACTGCTCATGGGGACTTCGATGACGCTCAAGTGGAAACACGGGGAACATGAGAGACTGTGGTGCATCAACCCCACGCATCCGATTGCACAAGGTGTTCCCGAGTGCGTCGAATTGCCCGAGGAGGAGATGTACGGCGAATACTTCGACATGCCGAAGCCGGATGATGTCGTGTTCGCAGGCTGGTTCTCCGGTAGCCAGGTGTTCCGCAGCGGCTGCACATTCACCCGTGGATTGGGCAGAATCTTCTATTTCCAGCCGAGACATGAGGAATACCCGGTTTACCACAATCCGCAGATCCAGCGAATCATTGTGAACGCCGTGCATTGGTGTGCACCCATGTTGAGGCGACGTACTTTGGAATGTGAGGCCCTGTAA